A genomic window from Erpetoichthys calabaricus chromosome 17, fErpCal1.3, whole genome shotgun sequence includes:
- the idh3a gene encoding isocitrate dehydrogenase [NAD] subunit alpha, mitochondrial codes for MSGYAWRSTVSRALSVFKSQTTVTRNYGSVIKTITLIPGDGIGPEISSAVMKIFDAAKVPVHWEERNVTAIKGPGGKWMIPPEAKESMDKSKIGLKGPLKTPIAAGHPSMNLLLRKTFDLYANVRPCVSIEGYKTAYSDVDLVTIRENTEGEYSGIEHVIVDGVVQSIKLITEDASRRIAEFAFEYARSNQRSTVTAVHKANIMRMSDGLFLKKCREVAENYKDIKFTEMYLDTVCLNMVQEPTQFDVLVMPNLYGDILSDLCAGLIGGLGVTPSGNIGANGVAIFESVHGTAPDIAGKDLANPTALLLSAVMMLRHMGLHEQSRKIQTACYDTIQDKKVVTKDLGGNAKCSEFTDEICRRVRDL; via the exons GTGTCTCGTGCACTGTCAGTTTTTAAGAGCCAGACAACAGTCACAAGGAATTATGGCAGCGTG atAAAGACCATCACATTAATCCCGGGTGATGGCATTGGGCCTGAAATTTCCAGTGCAGTAATGAAGATTTTCGACGCTGCAAAG GTTCCAGTTCACTGGGAAGAGCGAAATGTAACTGCTATTAAAGGGCCTGGAGGAAAGTGGATGATTCCTCCAGAAGCTAAAGAGTCGATGGATAAAAGCAAGATAGGACTGAAAG GTCCTTTAAAAACTCCAATTGCAGCCGGACACCCTTCCATGAATCTGCTGCTGCGTAAGACATTTGATCTTTATGCGAATGTTCGACCCTGTGTGTCCATCGAGGGCTACAAAACAGCTTACAGTGATGTGGACCTTGTTACAATTCGAGAGAACACAGAAGGAGAGTACAGTGGAATTGAGCATGTG ATCGTTGACGGTGTTGTGCAGAGCATTAAACTGATTACTGAAGATGCCAGCCGGCGCATCGCAGAGTTTGCTTTTGAATATGCCAGAAGTAATCAGAGAAGCACGGTGACGGCTGTGCACAAAGCTAACATTAT GCGTATGTCTGATGGTCTTTTCTTGAAAAAATGTAGAGAAGTAGCAGAAAATTACAAAGATATCAAATTTACAGAAATGTATCTGGATACTGTTTGTTTGAAC ATGGTGCAGGAGCCAACGCAGTTTGATGTGCTGGTCATGCCTAATTTGTATGGCGATATTCTCAG TGACCTGTGTGCTGGTTTGATCGGTGGCCTTGGAGTGACACCTAGTGGAAACATTGGAGCTAACGGGGTAGCCATATTTGAATCT GTTCATGGAACTGCTCCAGATATTGCCGGTAAGGACCTTGCCAATCCCACTGCTCTGCTCCTAAGTGCTGTAATGATGCTGCGCCATATGGGTCTTCATGAACAATCCAGAAAAATACAGACAGCTTGTTATGACACAATACAAGACAAGAAG GTTGTGACTAAAGACCTAGGAGGAAATGCAAAGTGCTCAGAATTTACTGATGAAATCTGCCGCAGGGTGCGAGACCTCTGA